Proteins found in one Panicum hallii strain FIL2 chromosome 4, PHallii_v3.1, whole genome shotgun sequence genomic segment:
- the LOC112889856 gene encoding peroxidase 1-like produces MAIKPCALLVFPVALLLLAAGGSPAAAQLEVGYYSKTCPNAEAIVREEMEKIISAAPSLAGPLLRLHFHDCFVRGCDASVLLNSTEGNLAERDAKPNKSLRGFGSVDRVKAKLEAACPNTVSCADVLTLMARDAVMLAKGPSWPVALGRRDGSVSSATEAADQLPPANGDVPLLTKIFVSKGLDLKDLVVLSGAHTLGTAHCPSYAGRLYNFSSAYSADPTLDSEYADRLRTRCKSVDDKAMLSEMDPGSYKTFDTSYYRHVAKRRGLFQSDAALLTDATTRDYVQRIATGKFDDVFFKDFGESMIKMGNVGVLTGAQGEIRKKCYIVN; encoded by the exons ATGGCGATCAAGCCTTGTGCGCTGCTGGTGTTTCCTGTGGCCCTCCTGCTGCTCGCAGCAGgcggctcgccggcggcggcgcagctggAGGTCGGTTACTACAGCAAGACATGCCCCAACGCCGAGGCCATCGTCCGCGAGGAGATGGAGAAGATCATCTCCGCCGCGCCCAGCCTCGCCGGACCGCTCCTCAGGCTCCACTTCCACGACTGCTTCGTCAGG GGCTGTGACGCCTCTGTCCTGCTCAACTCCACCGAGGGCAACCTGGCAGAGAGGGATGCCAAGCCCAACAAGAGCCTCCGTGGATTTGGTTCCGTGGACAGGGTGAAGGCCAAGCTCGAGGCTGCCTGCCCCAACACCGTCTCCTGCGCCGACGTCCTCACCCTCATGGCCCGCGACGCCGTCATGCTTGCCAAGGGACCCTCCTGGCCCGTCGCGCTGGGGAGGAGAGACGGCAGCGTGTCCAGCGCAACGGAGGCGGCCGACCAGCTGCCGCCAGCCAACGGAGACGTCCCTCTGCTCACCAAGATTTTCGTCTCCAAGGGCCTCGACCTCAAGGACCTCGTCGTCCTCTCCGGCGCGCACACCCTCGGCACGGCGCACTGCCCGTCCTACGCTGGCCGGCTCTACAACTTCAGCAGTGCCTACAGCGCGGACCCAACCCTGGACAGCGAGTACGCCGACAGGCTGAGGACACGCTGCAAGAGCGTCGACGACAAGGCCATGCTGTCCGAGATGGACCCTGGCAGCTACAAGACCTTCGACACCAGCTACTACCGTCACGTCGCCAAGCGCAGGGGGCTCTTCCAGTCCGATGCAGCGCTCCTCACCGACGCCACCACCAGGGATTACGTCCAGCGCATCGCCACCGGCAAGTTCGATGACGTTTTCTTCAAGGACTTCGGTGAGTCCATGATCAAGATGGGCAACGTCGGCGTTCTCACCGGTGCCCAGGGTGAGATCAGGAAGAAGTGCTACATCGTCAACTAG
- the LOC112889919 gene encoding peroxidase 1-like: MAVKPCAVMLIPSALLLLALSSSAVAQLQVGYYSKTCPNVEAIVREEMEKIISAAPSLAGPLLRLHFHDCFVRGCDASVLLNSTEGNLAERDAKPNKSLRGFGSVDRVKAKLEAACPNTVSCADVLTLMARDAVMLAKGPSWPVALGRRDGSVSSATEAADQLPPANGDVPLLTMIFASKGLDLKDLVVLSGAHTLGTAHCPSYAGRLYNFSSAYSVDPTLDSEYADRLRTRCKSVDDKATLSEMDPGSYKTFDTSYYRHVAKRRGLFQSDAALLSDATTREYVQRIATGKFDDVFFKDFSESMIKMGNVGVLTGAQGEIRKKCYIVN; this comes from the exons ATGGCGGTCAAGCCTTGTGCGGTGATGCTGATACCTTCGGCactcttgcttcttgccctCAGCTCGTCAGCGGTGGCTCAGCTGCAAGTCGGCTACTACAGCAAGACATGCCCGAACGTCGAGGCGATCGTCCGCGAGGAGATGGAGAAGATCATCTCCGCGGCGCCCAGCCTCGCCGGCCCGCTGCTCAGGCTCCATTTCCATGACTGCTTCGTCAGG GGTTGTGACGCCTCTGTCCTGCTTAACTCCACCGAGGGCAACCTGGCAGAGAGGGATGCCAAACCGAACAAGAGCCTCCGGGGGTTCGGTTCCGTGGACAGGGTGAAGGCCAAGCTCGAGGCCGCCTGCCCCAACACCGTCTCCTGCGCCGACGTCCTCACCCTCATGGCCCGCGACGCCGTCATGCTTGCCAAGGGACCCTCCTGGCCCGTCGCATTGGGGAGGAGAGACGGCAGCGTGTCCAGCGCAACGGAGGCGGCCGACCAGCTGCCGCCAGCCAACGGAGACGTCCCGCTGCTCACCATGATTTTCGCCTCCAAGGGGCTCGACCTCAAGGACCTCGTCGTCCTCTCCGGCGCTCACACCCTCGGCACGGCGCACTGTCCGTCTTACGCCGGACGTCTCTACAACTTCAGCAGCGCCTACAGCGTGGACCCAACCCTCGACAGCGAGTATGCCGACAGGCTGAGGACGCGCTGCAAGAGCGTCGACGACAAGGCCACGCTGTCCGAGATGGACCCCGGCAGCTACAAGACCTTCGACACCAGCTACTATCGCCATGTCGCCAAGCGGCGGGGGCTCTTCCAGTCCGACGCCGCGCTCCTCTCCGACGCCACTACCAGGGAGTACGTCCAGCGCATCGCCACCGGCAAGTTCGACGACGTGTTCTTCAAGGACTTCAGTGAATCCATGATCAAGATGGGCAATGTCGGCGTGCTCACCGGTGCCCAGGGCGAGATCAGGAAGAAGTGCTACATCGTCAACTAG
- the LOC112889765 gene encoding peroxidase 1-like has translation MAIKSCLVLLLPLALLLLAGSSPAAAQLEVGYYSKTCPNVEAIVREEMEKIISAAPSLAGPLLRLHFHDCFVRGCDASVLLNSTEGHLAERDAKPNKSLRGFGSVDRVKAKLEAACPNTVSCADVLTIMARDAVVLAKGPFWPVALGRKDGRVSSATEAADHLPPAFGDIPLLTKIFAANGLDLKDLVVLSGAHTLGTAHCPSYAGRLYNFSGAYSADPTLDSEYADRLRTRCKSVDDTAMLSEMDPGSYKTFDTSYYRHVAKRRGLFQSDAALLTDATTREYVQRIATGKFDDVFFKDFGDSMVKMGSVGVLTGAEGEIRKKCYIIN, from the exons ATGGCAATCAAGTCTTGTCTGGTACTGCTTCTCCCTTTGGCACTGCTGCTGCTCGCAGGCAGCTCGCCGGCAGCGGCCCAGCTGGAGGTCGGCTACTACAGCAAGACATGCCCGAACGTCGAGGCCATCGTCCGCGAGGAGATGGAGAAGATCATCTCCGCCGCGCCCAGCCTCGCCGGCCCGCTCCTCAGGCTCCATTTCCACGACTGCTTCGTCAGG GGTTGTGATGCCTCCGTCCTGCTCAACTCCACCGAGGGCCACCTGGCCGAGAGGGACGCTAAGCCGAACAAAAGCCTGCGGGGCTTCGGTTCCGTGGACAGGGTGAAGGCCAAGCTCGAGGCCGCCTGCCCCAACACCGTCTCCTGCGCCGACGTCCTCACCATCATGGCGCGCGACGCCGTGGTGCTGGCCAAGGGTCCATTCTGGCCGGTCGCACTCGGGAGGAAGGACGGCAGGGTCTCGAGCGCCACGGAAGCGGCCGACCACTTGCCTCCTGCCTTCGGCGACATCCCGCTGCTCACCAAGATCTTCGCCGCCAACGGCCTCGACCTCAAGGACCTCGTCGTGCTCTCCGGCGCGCACACCCTCGGCACGGCGCACTGCCCGTCCTACGCCGGCCGGCTCTACAACTTCAGCGGCGCCTACAGCGCGGACCCCACCCTCGACAGCGAGTACGCCGACAGGCTCCGGACGCGCTGCAAGAGCGTCGACGACACGGCCATGCTGTCCGAGATGGACCCCGGGAGCTACAAGACCTTCGACACCAGCTACTACCGCCACGTCGCCAAGCGCCGGGGGCTCTTCCAGTCCGACGCCGCGCTGCTCACCGACGCCACCACCAGGGAGTACGTCCAGCGCATCGCCACCGGCAAGTTTGACGACGTGTTCTTCAAGGACTTCGGCGACTCCATGGTCAAGATGGGAAGCGTCGGCGTGCTCACCGGTGCAGAGGGCGAGATCAGGAAGAAGTGCTACATCATCAACTAG
- the LOC112890039 gene encoding peroxidase 1-like, which translates to MAIKVSVVLLLPLAMLLLVGNSPAEAQLEVTYYSKTCPNVEVIVREEMEKIISAAPSLAGPLIRLHFHDCFVRGCDASVLLNSTEGNLAERDAKPNKSLRGFGSVDRVKAKLEAACPNTVSCADVLTLMARDAVVLAKGPFWPVALGRRDGKVSSATEAADQLPPANGDVPLLTKIFASKGLDLKDLVVLSGAHSLGTAHCPSYASRLYNFSSAYSTDPTLDSEYADRLRMRCKSVDDKAMLSEMDPGSYKTFDTSYYRHVAKRRGLFQSDAALLTDATTREYVQRIATGKFDDVFFKDFGESMIKMGNVGVLTGVEGEIRKKCYIVN; encoded by the exons ATGGCAATCAAGGTTTCTGTAGTGCTGCTGCTGCCTTTGGCCATGCTGCTTCTCGTTGGCAACTCGCCAGCTGAGGCCCAGCTGGAGGTCACCTACTACAGCAAGACATGCCCGAACGTCGAGGTGATCGTCCGCGAGGAGATGGAGAAGATCATCTCCGCCGCACCCAGCCTCGCCGGCCCGCTGATAAGGCTTCATTTCCACGACTGCTTTGTCAGG GGCTGTGACGCCTCTGTCCTGCTCAACTCCACCGAGGGCAACCTTGCAGAGAGGGATGCCAAGCCGAACAAGAGCCTCCGGGGATTTGGTTCCGTGGACAGGGTGAAGGCCAAGCTCGAGGCAGCCTGCCCCAACACGGTCTCCTGCGCCGACGTTCTTACCCTCATGGCCCGCGACGCCGTCGTACTTGCCAAGGGCCCCTTCTGGCCGGTCGCCCTCGGGAGGCGAGATGGCAAGGTGTCCAGCGCCACGGAGGCGGCGGACCAGCTGCCGCCAGCCAACGGAGACGTCCCGCTGCTCACCAAGATTTTCGCTTCCAAGGGACTCGACCTCAAGGACCTCGTCGTCCTCTCTGGCGCGCACTCCCTCGGCACGGCGCACTGCCCGTCTTACGCCAGCCGGCTCTACAACTTCAGCAGCGCGTACAGCACCGACCCAACCCTGGACAGCGAGTACGCCGACAGGCTGAGGATGCGCTGCAAGAGCGTCGACGACAAGGCCATGCTGTCCGAGATGGACCCCGGCAGCTACAAGACCTTCGACACCAGCTACTATCGCCATGTCGCCAAGCGGCGGGGGCTCTTCCAGTCCGATGCCGCGCTCCTCACCGACGCCACTACCAGGGAGTACGTCCAGCGCATCGCCACCGGCAAGTTCGATGACGTTTTCTTCAAGGACTTCGGTGAGTCCATGATCAAGATGGGCAACGTCGGCGTGCTTACCGGTGTCGAGGGGGAGATCAGGAAGAAGTGCTATATTGTTAACTAA